The nucleotide sequence CGTCGAGGGCCCGCTCCCAGGGCGTCCTCGTCCACACGCACGCCTCCGAGAACCGCGACGAGATCGGCTCGTGAGGTCCCGGAGCGGCCGCGCGAACATCGAGCACCTGCGCGACCTCGGCATTGCGGGGCCCGCGACGGTTCTCGCCCACGTGATCCACACGAACGAAGAGGAGCGGCGCCTCCTTGCGGACGACGGGACCGCCGTCGCCCACTGCCCCTCCTCGAACCTGAAGCTCGCCTCCGGAATCTGCCCCGTCCCCGACTACCTCGCCCGCGGGATCCGCGTCACGCTCGGCGCCGACGGCGCCCCGTGCAACGACCGGCTGGACCCCTTCTCGGAGATGCGGCACGCGGCTCTCCTTCAGAAGGTCGCCTCCGGTCCCGCGGCGCTGACCGCCTGGCAGGTCGCCCGGA is from Holophagales bacterium and encodes:
- a CDS encoding amidohydrolase family protein, giving the protein MRSRSGRANIEHLRDLGIAGPATVLAHVIHTNEEERRLLADDGTAVAHCPSSNLKLASGICPVPDYLARGIRVTLGADGAPCNDRLDPFSEMRHAALLQKVASGPAALTAWQVARMATAEGAAALGLGAVCGTIEVGKRADVVLLDPSAGFARPIS